Proteins encoded by one window of Marinihelvus fidelis:
- a CDS encoding Gfo/Idh/MocA family protein, which produces MANKIRMGMVGGGPGAFIGAIHRMAAEMTGDIELVAGAFSRDAAASKAFGVELGLDPERAYGSFDEMFAAEAALPEDQRMQCVAIVTPNDSHKPITCAALAAGFHVMCDKPAAGNLEDALAMEKAVKASGLLFGLTHTYTGYPLVMEARERVARGELGKIRRVAVSYLQDWMSRESDNGSSKQATWRSDPARSGESGAFGDIGTHAFNLVEFITGERFTEVAADMRAVVPGRSIDDDGQAMFRLAGGGVGLLSASQVCTGSINALKIEVYGEEASLFWFQEQPNTLTIKRRGEPEQVLHANTPYLCDAAQAVARTPAGHPEGYIEAFSNLYKAFAADLRAYPATPEQPAYATIDDGVAALRFIRASLNSSANGSAWTALGDA; this is translated from the coding sequence ATGGCGAACAAAATCCGTATGGGCATGGTCGGTGGCGGCCCCGGCGCGTTTATCGGCGCGATTCACCGCATGGCGGCCGAGATGACCGGCGACATCGAACTGGTGGCCGGCGCGTTCAGCCGCGACGCGGCGGCCTCGAAGGCCTTCGGCGTCGAGCTGGGCCTGGACCCGGAGCGCGCCTACGGCAGCTTCGACGAGATGTTCGCCGCCGAGGCCGCGCTGCCGGAAGACCAGCGCATGCAGTGCGTGGCCATCGTCACGCCGAATGATTCCCACAAGCCCATCACCTGCGCCGCGCTGGCGGCCGGCTTCCACGTGATGTGCGACAAGCCGGCGGCCGGCAACCTTGAAGACGCGCTGGCGATGGAAAAGGCGGTCAAGGCCAGCGGCCTGCTGTTCGGCCTGACCCACACCTACACAGGCTACCCGCTGGTGATGGAAGCGCGTGAGCGCGTCGCCCGCGGCGAGCTGGGCAAGATCCGCCGCGTAGCCGTCAGCTACCTGCAGGACTGGATGTCGCGCGAATCCGACAACGGTTCCAGCAAGCAGGCCACCTGGCGCAGCGACCCGGCGCGCTCGGGCGAGTCCGGCGCCTTCGGCGACATCGGCACGCACGCCTTCAACCTGGTCGAGTTCATCACCGGCGAGCGCTTCACCGAGGTGGCCGCCGACATGCGCGCCGTGGTGCCCGGCCGCAGCATCGACGACGACGGCCAGGCCATGTTCCGCCTGGCCGGCGGCGGCGTGGGCCTGCTGTCCGCCAGCCAGGTCTGCACCGGCTCCATCAACGCGCTGAAAATCGAAGTCTACGGCGAAGAAGCCAGCCTGTTCTGGTTCCAGGAACAGCCCAACACCCTGACCATCAAGCGCCGCGGCGAGCCCGAGCAGGTGCTGCACGCCAACACCCCGTACCTGTGCGACGCCGCCCAGGCCGTGGCGCGCACCCCGGCCGGTCACCCGGAAGGCTACATCGAGGCGTTCTCCAACCTCTACAAGGCTTTCGCCGCTGATCTGCGCGCCTACCCGGCCACGCCCGAGCAGCCCGCCTATGCCACCATCGACGACGGCGTTGCTGCGCTGCGGTTTATCCGGGCGTCGCTGAACAGTTCGGCGAATGGGTCGGCGTGGACCGCGCTGGGGGACGCGTGA
- a CDS encoding ABC transporter ATP-binding protein, translating to MTDTALAAVGLRKSFGDTVALDGLDLAVPKGAFFGLLGPNGAGKSTFMSLVTGFQDADGGQFSLFGEVLDPADTGQKLRIGFAPQHIALYKELSAEANLALFGRLYGLSGRGLDQRVEAALELARLMDRRGDRVKTFSGGMMRRLNIAAALLHEPELLLCDEPTVGVDPQSRNAIFETLLELKSRGMTVIYSTHYMEEAERLCDRVAIIDHGRILAEGDIDGLLEGLPAVNAVRVRGGELDEAAVAALSQFGAVSVSERAHHLVPGEGFRLSRFHVWAEGEGLEPRDVIVERPTLEHLFLQLTGRELRE from the coding sequence ATGACAGATACCGCACTCGCGGCCGTTGGGCTGCGCAAGTCTTTTGGTGACACCGTGGCGCTGGATGGCCTGGACCTGGCCGTTCCGAAAGGCGCCTTCTTTGGCCTGCTGGGTCCCAATGGTGCCGGCAAATCTACGTTCATGAGCCTGGTGACGGGTTTCCAGGATGCCGATGGCGGGCAGTTTTCGCTGTTTGGCGAGGTGCTGGACCCGGCGGATACCGGCCAGAAACTGCGGATCGGTTTCGCGCCGCAGCACATCGCCCTCTACAAAGAACTGAGCGCGGAGGCCAACCTGGCGTTGTTTGGGCGGCTGTACGGGCTTTCCGGACGCGGCCTTGATCAGCGCGTTGAGGCGGCGCTGGAACTGGCGCGGCTGATGGACCGGCGCGGCGACCGGGTGAAGACCTTTTCCGGCGGCATGATGCGCCGCCTGAATATCGCCGCGGCGCTGCTGCACGAACCGGAACTGCTGCTCTGCGACGAGCCCACGGTGGGTGTCGACCCGCAGTCGCGCAATGCCATTTTTGAGACCCTGCTGGAACTGAAATCGCGCGGTATGACGGTGATCTATTCCACCCACTACATGGAAGAGGCGGAACGGCTGTGCGACCGCGTGGCGATTATCGACCACGGTCGCATCCTGGCCGAGGGCGATATCGACGGCCTGCTGGAAGGGCTGCCGGCGGTGAACGCGGTGCGGGTGCGCGGGGGTGAGCTGGACGAGGCCGCCGTGGCGGCGCTGTCGCAGTTCGGTGCGGTGTCGGTCAGCGAACGCGCGCACCACCTGGTGCCCGGCGAGGGTTTCCGCCTGTCGCGTTTCCACGTCTGGGCCGAGGGCGAAGGCCTGGAGCCCCGTGATGTGATCGTCGAGCGGCCGACGCTGGAGCACCTGTTCCTGCAGCTGACCGGCCGGGAGTTGCGCGAATGA
- a CDS encoding aromatic ring-hydroxylating oxygenase subunit alpha encodes MNDSDLRRLVDAQPPMRALDRAFYAEPAIYARELEQLFMRSWLYAGHVSEIPAPGDWFLYELDTESVIIVRGRDGGINALLNVCRHRGSRICVKPRGSSKRLTCLYHGWTYDLEGRLRAAAHMGDDFDKDGIALKRVACQVVAGMIFINFAEEPSDLAAATRELNDCLAPYRLDQAKVAHRQAWSMAANWKLAVENYCECYHCAPAHPEYSRGHALADPEERYGPLYEQVMARAPQCGLRNPQIELKFADAPGFGADVVYTHYPMWKGHVTGSEDGRPVAPLLGDISDYYGGCADLQIGPVTFGLAYCDYVVIYAFRPVSHQRSVCDITWLVRGDAVEGQDYDLAQLTWLWDVTTEADKRIIERNAEGVNSRFYEPGPLSKMEKYGWDFLSWYLATVRPA; translated from the coding sequence ATGAACGACAGTGATCTCCGCCGCCTGGTCGACGCCCAGCCCCCGATGCGCGCGCTGGACCGGGCGTTTTACGCCGAGCCGGCAATTTACGCCCGCGAACTGGAGCAGCTGTTCATGCGCAGCTGGCTGTACGCCGGCCACGTCAGCGAGATTCCGGCGCCGGGCGACTGGTTCCTGTACGAGCTCGACACCGAGTCGGTCATTATCGTGCGCGGACGCGACGGCGGCATCAACGCGCTGCTGAATGTCTGCCGCCACCGCGGCTCGCGCATCTGCGTGAAACCACGTGGTTCGTCGAAGCGCCTGACCTGCCTGTACCACGGCTGGACCTACGACCTGGAAGGCCGGCTGCGCGCCGCCGCGCACATGGGCGATGATTTCGACAAGGACGGCATCGCGCTCAAGCGCGTGGCCTGCCAGGTGGTCGCCGGCATGATCTTCATCAACTTTGCCGAAGAACCGTCCGACCTGGCCGCCGCCACGCGCGAGCTGAACGATTGCCTGGCGCCGTACCGGCTGGACCAGGCCAAGGTCGCACACCGCCAGGCCTGGTCCATGGCCGCTAATTGGAAGCTGGCAGTGGAGAACTACTGCGAGTGCTATCACTGCGCGCCCGCGCACCCGGAATACTCACGCGGCCACGCGCTGGCCGACCCGGAAGAGCGCTACGGCCCGCTGTACGAGCAGGTGATGGCGCGCGCGCCGCAGTGCGGCCTGCGCAACCCGCAGATCGAGCTGAAGTTCGCCGACGCGCCGGGCTTCGGCGCCGACGTGGTGTACACCCACTACCCGATGTGGAAAGGCCACGTGACCGGCAGCGAGGACGGCCGCCCGGTGGCACCGCTGCTGGGTGATATCAGCGACTATTACGGCGGCTGCGCCGACCTGCAGATCGGCCCCGTCACCTTTGGCCTGGCCTATTGCGACTACGTGGTGATCTACGCGTTCCGGCCGGTGTCGCACCAGCGCTCGGTGTGCGACATCACCTGGCTGGTGCGCGGCGACGCGGTCGAGGGCCAGGACTACGACCTGGCGCAGCTGACCTGGCTGTGGGATGTGACCACCGAGGCCGACAAGCGCATCATCGAGCGCAATGCCGAAGGCGTGAACTCGCGCTTTTATGAACCGGGGCCATTGTCGAAGATGGAAAAGTACGGCTGGGATTTCCTGTCTTGGTACCTGGCCACGGTGCGGCCGGCATGA
- a CDS encoding phytoene desaturase family protein — MKKYDAIVIGAGHNGIANAAFLQKAGLDVLLVEKNDWIGGASVSRNLHEDWIYSNCSYVCSLLRPEVYRALDLAKYGLQVVPYGGSVTFSSDGDYLGRYTDPDASRREYQRHSPRDADALHRYERDVMRQCRFIRQFLLRTAPDPTSFKPRDLLELLHIGRELWALGEDTIYDTMRFYTMSIADYLDEYFENPLIKAAKAGSGIIGSAMGVMSPGTAYVLLHHAMGDVDGTAGAWGFARGGMGAIANAMQACFEDHGGTTITGASVEQITTRGGHVTGVALANGDEHRADTVVSNMTLPRTFLECMDPKDLLPEFLEKCRNFKIRGSSGKLNIALDGLPEFTALRGNTELLCADMHLVDSIEKLERAYDDWKDGHWSREPYLDMLIPSLTDPTMAPPGKHFMSVFVQYVPPKIEGRDWTDADRDAFSDNVLNRIEAYAPGFRDKVMHVEVRTPRELENEVGLTEGNIFQGELTMDQLLFNRPIPGYAQYRGPVKGLYMCGSSNHPGGGVMAAPGANAAREILRDLRRPNTVPEGWTDD; from the coding sequence ATGAAAAAATACGACGCCATTGTCATTGGCGCAGGACACAACGGCATCGCCAACGCGGCCTTTTTGCAGAAGGCCGGCCTGGACGTGCTGCTGGTCGAGAAGAACGACTGGATTGGCGGCGCCTCGGTCAGCCGCAACCTGCATGAAGACTGGATCTACTCCAACTGCTCGTACGTGTGCAGCCTGCTGCGCCCGGAGGTCTACCGCGCGCTGGACCTGGCCAAATACGGCCTGCAGGTAGTGCCCTACGGCGGCTCGGTGACGTTCTCCAGCGACGGCGACTACCTGGGCCGCTACACCGACCCGGACGCCAGCCGGCGCGAATACCAGCGCCACAGCCCACGCGACGCCGACGCGCTGCACCGCTACGAGCGCGACGTCATGCGCCAGTGCCGTTTCATCCGCCAGTTCCTGCTGCGCACCGCGCCGGACCCGACCTCGTTCAAGCCGCGCGACCTGCTGGAACTACTGCACATCGGCCGCGAACTCTGGGCCCTGGGCGAAGACACCATCTACGACACGATGCGCTTCTACACGATGAGCATCGCCGACTACCTGGACGAGTACTTCGAGAACCCGCTGATCAAGGCGGCCAAGGCCGGCAGCGGCATCATCGGCTCGGCCATGGGTGTGATGTCGCCGGGCACCGCCTACGTTCTGCTGCACCACGCCATGGGCGATGTCGACGGCACCGCCGGCGCCTGGGGCTTCGCGCGCGGCGGCATGGGCGCCATTGCCAACGCCATGCAGGCCTGCTTCGAAGACCACGGCGGCACGACCATCACTGGCGCCAGTGTCGAGCAAATCACCACGCGCGGCGGCCACGTCACCGGCGTGGCACTGGCCAACGGCGATGAGCACCGCGCCGATACCGTGGTCTCCAACATGACCCTGCCGCGAACCTTCCTGGAATGCATGGACCCGAAGGACCTGCTTCCTGAGTTCCTGGAGAAATGCCGCAACTTCAAGATCCGCGGCTCGTCCGGCAAGCTGAACATCGCCCTGGATGGCCTGCCCGAGTTCACCGCCCTTCGTGGCAACACCGAACTGCTCTGCGCCGACATGCACCTGGTCGACAGCATCGAGAAACTCGAACGCGCCTATGACGACTGGAAAGACGGCCACTGGTCGCGCGAGCCCTACCTGGACATGCTGATCCCGTCACTGACCGACCCGACCATGGCGCCGCCGGGCAAACATTTCATGAGCGTGTTCGTGCAATACGTGCCGCCGAAGATCGAGGGCCGCGACTGGACCGACGCCGACCGCGACGCCTTCAGCGACAACGTGCTGAACCGCATCGAGGCCTACGCACCCGGTTTCCGCGACAAGGTCATGCACGTGGAAGTGCGCACCCCGCGCGAGCTCGAGAACGAGGTCGGCCTGACCGAGGGCAACATCTTCCAGGGCGAGCTAACCATGGACCAGCTGCTGTTCAACCGGCCCATTCCCGGCTACGCGCAGTACCGCGGCCCGGTAAAGGGCCTGTATATGTGTGGCTCATCCAACCACCCGGGCGGTGGCGTGATGGCAGCGCCGGGCGCCAATGCCGCGCGCGAGATCCTGCGCGACCTGCGCCGCCCGAACACGGTGCCGGAGGGCTGGACCGATGACTGA
- a CDS encoding HAD hydrolase-like protein, producing the protein MSVATLVFDLDGTISDSSPGIIRSFNHALKVHGFEAAPEAAIAAEIGPQIDKTFLKLADGLEPARVPDMVVTYRERYATTGYAENTLYPGIYDAITGLAASGVTLGVCTSKREDLAIKVLDHFELLQCFSFVSGGDVGIRKQDQLRDLLAAGRVAPDAWMIGDRDIDIASAKANGLRALGVRWGFGAPGELERAGADRVAADVGEMLDIVAEA; encoded by the coding sequence ATGAGCGTGGCGACACTGGTTTTCGACCTGGACGGGACGATCAGCGATTCCAGCCCGGGCATCATTCGCAGCTTTAACCACGCACTCAAAGTGCACGGGTTCGAGGCCGCGCCGGAGGCCGCCATCGCCGCGGAAATCGGCCCGCAGATCGACAAGACCTTCCTGAAACTGGCCGATGGCCTGGAGCCGGCACGCGTGCCCGACATGGTGGTGACCTACCGCGAGCGCTACGCCACCACGGGCTACGCCGAGAACACGCTGTACCCGGGTATTTACGATGCCATCACCGGCCTGGCGGCGAGCGGCGTCACCCTGGGCGTTTGCACTTCCAAGCGCGAGGACCTGGCCATCAAGGTGCTCGACCACTTCGAGCTGCTGCAATGTTTCTCGTTCGTCAGCGGCGGTGACGTCGGCATCCGCAAGCAGGACCAGCTGCGCGACCTGCTGGCGGCGGGGCGGGTCGCGCCGGACGCCTGGATGATCGGCGACCGGGATATCGATATCGCGTCGGCGAAGGCGAACGGCCTGCGAGCGCTGGGTGTACGCTGGGGTTTTGGCGCACCGGGTGAACTGGAGCGCGCCGGCGCGGACCGTGTGGCCGCGGACGTGGGCGAGATGCTCGACATTGTTGCGGAGGCATAG
- a CDS encoding phytoene desaturase family protein, with amino-acid sequence MTDRGRRIIIIGAGHNGLVCAATLARAGHHVTVFEAATSVGGAAITREFAPGFRVSAGAHLLHALDPAIAREMKLADHGLDYAATGLGTVGLDPDGQWLRYLGAELEGPGASDADREAIKTFDRQFGRFAALLRNLRGQVPPRLGTRDRGDLLALGKLGWAIRRLGRDDMREFLRIAGINVYDVLNERFESPLLKGAISLDGTLGTFAGPRSNNTVFNLLNRYDDQGYAIPAGGMGTVTAAMADAARQAGADIRTGCPVRRVMMDFDRACGVRLETGDEHTADVVISNADPRTTLGELLGLQRLEAGFAHRVKHIRAKGGVAKLHLALDGLPAFNGLDEALTGQRLVIAPDPDYVERAFNHAKYGEFSAQPAMEITIPSLHDNRLAAPGQHVLSANVQWAPHDLKGGWNGARRHLVEACLLMLEQYAPGIRDQVLHHELRSPWDLAAEFGNAGGHWHHAELTLDQSMMLRPVPGAAQYATPVNGLYLCGAGSHPGGGIMGNAGRNAAWVVDRDLAAGTTGTPEPTEDEA; translated from the coding sequence ATGACTGACCGCGGCCGCAGGATCATTATCATCGGCGCCGGCCACAACGGCCTGGTCTGCGCCGCCACGCTGGCCCGCGCCGGCCATCACGTGACCGTGTTCGAAGCCGCCACCAGCGTCGGCGGCGCGGCGATCACCCGCGAGTTCGCCCCTGGCTTCCGCGTCTCCGCCGGCGCGCACCTGTTGCATGCGCTGGACCCGGCCATCGCCCGCGAGATGAAACTGGCCGACCACGGCCTGGATTACGCCGCCACGGGTCTTGGCACCGTCGGCCTTGACCCGGATGGCCAGTGGCTACGCTACCTGGGTGCCGAACTGGAAGGCCCGGGCGCCAGCGACGCCGACCGCGAAGCCATCAAGACCTTCGATCGCCAGTTCGGCCGCTTCGCCGCCCTGTTACGCAATCTGCGCGGCCAGGTGCCGCCGCGCCTGGGCACCCGCGACCGCGGCGACTTGCTGGCACTGGGCAAGCTCGGTTGGGCCATCCGCCGCCTGGGCCGCGACGACATGCGCGAGTTCCTGCGCATCGCCGGCATCAACGTCTACGACGTGCTCAACGAGCGCTTCGAGAGCCCGCTGCTGAAAGGCGCGATCTCGCTCGACGGCACGCTGGGCACCTTCGCCGGGCCGCGCTCGAACAACACCGTCTTCAACCTGCTGAACCGCTACGACGACCAGGGCTACGCCATCCCCGCCGGCGGCATGGGCACGGTAACCGCCGCTATGGCCGACGCCGCTCGCCAAGCCGGCGCCGACATCCGCACCGGCTGCCCGGTCCGCCGCGTGATGATGGACTTCGACCGCGCCTGCGGCGTGCGCCTGGAGACCGGCGACGAGCACACGGCCGACGTGGTGATTTCCAACGCCGACCCGCGCACCACGCTGGGTGAACTTCTGGGCCTGCAGCGCCTGGAAGCTGGCTTCGCCCACCGCGTGAAGCACATCCGAGCGAAAGGCGGCGTGGCCAAGCTGCACCTGGCGCTGGACGGCCTGCCGGCCTTCAACGGCCTGGATGAAGCCCTTACCGGCCAGCGCCTGGTCATTGCGCCGGACCCGGACTATGTCGAGCGCGCCTTCAACCACGCCAAGTACGGCGAGTTCTCGGCGCAGCCGGCCATGGAGATCACGATCCCCAGCCTGCACGACAACCGCCTGGCCGCGCCCGGGCAGCACGTGCTCTCCGCCAACGTGCAATGGGCCCCGCACGACCTGAAGGGTGGCTGGAACGGCGCGCGACGCCACCTGGTCGAGGCCTGCCTGCTGATGCTGGAGCAATACGCCCCCGGCATCCGCGACCAGGTGCTGCACCACGAACTGCGTTCACCCTGGGACCTGGCCGCGGAATTCGGCAACGCCGGCGGCCACTGGCACCACGCCGAACTGACGCTGGACCAGTCGATGATGCTGCGCCCGGTACCCGGCGCCGCGCAGTACGCCACACCGGTCAACGGCCTCTACCTGTGCGGCGCCGGCAGCCACCCCGGCGGCGGCATCATGGGCAACGCCGGCCGCAACGCCGCCTGGGTGGTCGACCGCGACCTGGCCGCCGGCACGACTGGCACTCCAGAACCCACGGAGGACGAGGCATGA
- a CDS encoding phytanoyl-CoA dioxygenase family protein has protein sequence MTRNVASRVVFRRDGYIVLENAFGDDQLARLRAAAECIVDRFDADAHRTVFSTVDRDTANDDYFLDSAEAVHCFLEEGAVDAQGRLTRPKARAINKIGHALHDLDPAFGAFCRQPLLGRVLRELGHDQPVLVQTMVIFKQPGIGGEVGWHQDATYLDAGPPGVIGAWVALEDADRDNGCLWVAPGGHLGPLRETHEVDWERRCGRLRSLDPSPWPTTEQARALEVPAGTLVLFSDHLPHYSAVNRSDRSRMAFTMHFANRGAAWRDSNWLQRPQLGDFAV, from the coding sequence GTGACGCGTAACGTGGCGAGCCGGGTGGTTTTTCGGCGCGATGGTTACATCGTGCTGGAGAATGCGTTTGGCGATGATCAGCTTGCGCGGCTTCGGGCAGCGGCGGAATGCATCGTCGACCGGTTTGATGCCGATGCGCATCGTACGGTGTTCAGCACGGTGGATCGTGACACCGCCAATGATGATTACTTTCTTGACTCTGCCGAGGCCGTTCACTGCTTCCTGGAAGAAGGCGCGGTGGATGCGCAGGGGCGACTGACGCGGCCCAAAGCTCGGGCCATCAACAAGATCGGCCATGCGCTGCATGACCTGGACCCGGCGTTCGGCGCGTTTTGCCGCCAGCCGTTGCTGGGGCGGGTGTTGCGGGAACTGGGGCATGACCAACCGGTGCTGGTGCAGACCATGGTGATCTTCAAGCAGCCGGGAATCGGCGGCGAGGTCGGCTGGCACCAGGATGCCACCTACCTGGACGCCGGCCCGCCCGGCGTGATCGGCGCCTGGGTGGCGCTGGAGGATGCCGACCGCGACAACGGCTGCCTGTGGGTGGCGCCGGGCGGCCATCTCGGTCCGCTACGGGAAACCCATGAAGTGGACTGGGAACGCCGCTGCGGCCGGCTTCGGTCGCTGGACCCTTCGCCGTGGCCCACTACCGAGCAGGCCCGGGCCCTGGAAGTCCCGGCCGGCACACTGGTGCTATTCAGCGATCACCTGCCGCACTACAGCGCGGTCAACCGCTCCGACCGATCGCGCATGGCGTTCACCATGCACTTTGCCAACCGTGGCGCGGCGTGGCGCGACAGCAACTGGCTGCAGCGCCCCCAGCTGGGTGATTTCGCCGTCTGA
- a CDS encoding ABC transporter permease, producing MRAVMALLGKEYRLFFGDKASILLTFLVPFVLIYIFGNIFSGVGDDDGGIGAKITVAALNASGEAGGDAVIEAMAAEDSLRVLRGLEDEEGNLAPFTPESIRQGIVDRRYNFAVVVPEDYLAEDGIGVLIEFISNPRNQIESQVVNGLVQKSVFMKLPQLLAPQADAWQEDNMGLSQTVVFREGLAALLNESIDDPAFHVDPDDMTFGALLDGLMDDGSSAATGPDPTDGETSAGAGTEASSTGLDSIFNNLLTIREDQVYGKEVSNPHLTRMIGGYALMFLLFATTASAASLFEERREGMFLRLLSMPVKRTHILWSKYLFNTSLGVLQALTLFIASSFLFDIDVWSHVPTLVLICVLAASACTAFGMVLAAVCSTPQQTQGIGTLLILGMTAMSGAWVPLQWMPPLMQAIGKFSLVYWGIEAFRGALWEGLGVLQLAWPWLAVLTAYSVVLLAIAAWRFRVGGMFR from the coding sequence ATGAGGGCGGTGATGGCCCTGCTGGGCAAGGAATACCGCCTGTTCTTCGGGGACAAGGCGTCGATCCTGCTGACGTTCCTGGTACCGTTCGTACTGATCTACATCTTCGGCAATATCTTCTCCGGTGTCGGTGATGATGACGGCGGCATTGGCGCGAAGATCACGGTCGCGGCGCTGAACGCCTCCGGCGAGGCCGGCGGTGACGCGGTCATCGAGGCCATGGCGGCCGAGGACAGCCTGCGCGTGCTGCGTGGCCTGGAAGACGAGGAAGGCAACCTGGCGCCGTTCACGCCGGAGAGCATTCGCCAGGGCATCGTCGACCGACGTTACAACTTTGCCGTGGTCGTGCCCGAAGACTACCTGGCCGAGGACGGCATCGGCGTGCTCATCGAATTCATTTCCAACCCGCGCAACCAGATCGAGTCGCAGGTGGTGAACGGCCTGGTGCAGAAGTCGGTATTCATGAAGCTGCCGCAGCTGCTGGCGCCGCAGGCGGATGCCTGGCAGGAGGACAACATGGGCCTGTCACAGACGGTCGTGTTCCGCGAGGGCCTGGCCGCGCTGCTGAACGAGTCCATCGACGACCCCGCCTTCCATGTTGATCCTGACGACATGACCTTCGGCGCGCTTCTGGATGGGTTGATGGATGACGGGTCGTCGGCTGCGACCGGGCCGGACCCGACGGATGGCGAAACCAGCGCCGGCGCGGGTACGGAAGCGAGTTCGACGGGCCTGGATTCCATCTTCAATAACCTGCTCACCATCCGCGAGGACCAGGTCTACGGCAAGGAGGTCAGTAACCCGCACCTGACCCGCATGATCGGCGGTTACGCGCTGATGTTCCTGCTGTTTGCGACCACGGCCTCGGCGGCGTCGCTGTTCGAGGAGCGACGCGAGGGCATGTTCCTGCGCCTGCTGTCGATGCCGGTGAAGCGCACGCATATCCTGTGGTCCAAGTACCTGTTCAATACCTCGCTGGGCGTGCTGCAGGCCCTGACGCTGTTTATCGCATCGTCATTCCTGTTCGATATCGATGTCTGGTCGCACGTTCCGACCCTGGTGCTGATTTGCGTGCTGGCGGCATCGGCCTGCACCGCGTTCGGCATGGTGCTGGCGGCGGTGTGTTCCACGCCGCAACAGACGCAGGGCATTGGCACACTGCTGATCCTGGGCATGACCGCCATGAGCGGCGCCTGGGTGCCGCTACAGTGGATGCCGCCGCTGATGCAGGCCATCGGCAAGTTCAGCCTGGTCTACTGGGGCATCGAGGCGTTCCGCGGTGCGCTGTGGGAAGGCCTGGGCGTGCTGCAGCTGGCGTGGCCATGGCTGGCGGTGCTGACGGCCTATTCGGTGGTGCTGCTGGCCATCGCGGCCTGGCGCTTTCGTGTCGGCGGTATGTTCCGCTGA
- a CDS encoding GyrI-like domain-containing protein, giving the protein MAKIDYKKELKHLYGPNARQVQFVDVPAMNYLSVDGVGEPGGKAYTAALASLYPLAYTLRFALRDEGVDYGVMPLEGLWWSDDYTDFTENRRENWRWTMMIMQPDCVTGAHVEVAIDTVRAKKNPAALDLVRFDAFEEGPSAQILHIGPFTEEGPTIQKVHAAIEADGHTLAGKHHEIYLSDIRRAAPEKWRTVIRQPYS; this is encoded by the coding sequence ATGGCAAAGATCGACTACAAGAAGGAACTCAAGCATCTCTACGGGCCCAACGCTCGCCAGGTTCAGTTCGTCGACGTGCCGGCCATGAACTACCTGTCGGTGGACGGCGTCGGCGAGCCCGGCGGCAAGGCCTACACAGCGGCGCTGGCGTCGCTGTACCCGCTGGCCTACACGCTGCGATTTGCCCTGCGCGATGAGGGCGTCGATTACGGCGTGATGCCGCTGGAAGGGCTGTGGTGGTCAGACGACTACACCGACTTCACGGAAAACCGCCGCGAGAACTGGCGCTGGACCATGATGATCATGCAACCGGACTGCGTGACCGGTGCGCACGTCGAGGTGGCCATCGACACCGTGCGGGCGAAAAAGAATCCGGCGGCGCTGGATCTCGTGCGGTTCGACGCCTTTGAAGAAGGCCCCAGCGCGCAGATCCTGCATATCGGGCCGTTCACAGAGGAAGGCCCGACCATCCAGAAAGTCCACGCCGCCATCGAGGCCGACGGCCACACCCTGGCCGGCAAGCACCATGAAATCTACCTGAGCGACATCCGTCGCGCGGCGCCGGAGAAGTGGCGCACGGTGATTCGCCAGCCGTATTCCTGA